In Leptotrichia hongkongensis, one genomic interval encodes:
- a CDS encoding RidA family protein, producing the protein MRKNISGNSPWEDIVGYSRAVRIGNIFEIAGTTAVKDGKPYAAGNAYEQTKYILENIKKVLEKEGLGLKNVIRTRMFVTDISKWEEYGKAHGEFFKDIKPVATMVEVSSLIDKELMIEIEVSAVAD; encoded by the coding sequence ATGAGAAAAAATATAAGCGGAAATTCTCCATGGGAGGACATTGTAGGATATTCGAGAGCAGTAAGGATAGGAAATATTTTTGAAATAGCAGGAACAACAGCCGTTAAGGATGGAAAGCCTTATGCAGCAGGAAATGCCTATGAACAGACAAAATATATTCTTGAAAATATAAAAAAAGTTCTTGAAAAGGAAGGATTGGGGTTAAAAAACGTTATTAGAACAAGAATGTTTGTTACAGATATTTCAAAATGGGAAGAATATGGAAAAGCACATGGAGAATTTTTTAAGGACATTAAACCAGTTGCAACAATGGTAGAGGTGTCTTCATTAATTGATAAGGAATTGATGATAGAAATAGAAGTAAGTGCAGTTGCTGATTAA